From the Streptococcus sp. 29887 genome, one window contains:
- a CDS encoding LysM peptidoglycan-binding domain-containing protein, with the protein MNITLKKNLKTTIAGLVAGATLLTAGVVSAETYTVQSGDTLSAIASKYNTSVEKLAEQNKISNPNLIHVGQAIEVGETASTATEEKPVEQAPAAETVTTSEVTTTTTSSYTSNLSAEDAAAKEWIAMKESSGSYDARNGIYIGRYQLTNTYLNGDYSPENQERVADSYVAERYGSWSAAKAFWLANGWY; encoded by the coding sequence ATGAATATTACATTGAAGAAAAACTTGAAAACAACAATCGCTGGCTTGGTAGCAGGGGCAACCTTATTGACTGCTGGTGTTGTTAGCGCGGAAACCTATACTGTACAATCTGGTGATACCTTATCAGCAATCGCCTCAAAATACAATACAAGTGTAGAGAAATTGGCAGAACAAAATAAAATTTCCAATCCAAATCTAATCCATGTTGGACAGGCTATTGAAGTTGGTGAAACAGCTTCTACTGCTACAGAAGAAAAACCAGTGGAGCAAGCTCCAGCAGCTGAAACAGTTACAACAAGTGAAGTGACAACCACTACCACGAGTTCATATACTTCAAACTTGAGTGCTGAAGATGCAGCGGCAAAAGAATGGATTGCCATGAAGGAATCAAGCGGTAGCTACGATGCGCGTAATGGTATCTATATCGGTCGCTACCAATTAACCAATACTTACTTGAATGGTGATTACTCACCAGAAAACCAAGAGCGTGTGGCAGATTCCTATGTAGCAGAGCGCTACGGTTCATGGTCAGCTGCTAAAGCCTTCTGGTTGGCAAATGGTTGGTATTAA
- a CDS encoding energy-coupling factor transporter transmembrane component T family protein, translated as MDKLILGRYIPGNSILHRLDPRSKLLAMFGFLLMIFWANNLVTNALLIGFVLGLVVLSRIRLSFFINGLKPMIGIILFTTFFQVFFTPGVTILWEFWIFKVSSESLQQAGIIFVRFVLIIFFSTLLTLTTTPLSLADGIESGLAPLKRFKVPVHEIGLMLSMSLRFVPTLMDDTTRIMNAQRARGVDFNEGNLIQKVKSLIPILIPLFASSFKRADALATAMEARGYQGGEGRTKYRILAWKKMDSLAILIMIVLAGTLYLFKNS; from the coding sequence ATGGATAAATTGATTTTGGGTCGCTATATTCCAGGGAATTCCATTCTTCATCGCTTGGATCCGAGAAGTAAACTCTTAGCCATGTTTGGCTTTCTCTTAATGATTTTCTGGGCCAATAATCTGGTAACAAATGCGTTATTGATTGGTTTTGTATTAGGCTTGGTTGTTTTATCACGTATCCGTTTGTCTTTCTTTATCAATGGTTTAAAACCAATGATTGGGATTATTCTCTTTACAACCTTTTTCCAGGTTTTCTTTACACCCGGGGTGACAATTCTGTGGGAGTTTTGGATTTTTAAAGTATCTTCAGAGAGTTTGCAACAAGCAGGAATTATTTTTGTTCGCTTTGTTTTGATTATTTTCTTTTCAACCCTATTAACCCTGACGACAACACCGCTCAGTTTAGCAGATGGTATTGAATCAGGTCTGGCACCCTTAAAGCGATTTAAGGTTCCTGTGCATGAGATTGGACTGATGCTGTCTATGAGCCTGCGTTTTGTGCCTACTTTGATGGATGATACTACTCGTATTATGAATGCGCAGAGGGCGCGTGGAGTGGACTTTAATGAAGGTAATCTTATTCAGAAGGTAAAATCCCTTATTCCAATTTTAATTCCGTTATTTGCATCAAGCTTTAAAAGGGCTGATGCTCTGGCAACGGCAATGGAGGCGCGTGGGTATCAAGGTGGAGAAGGTCGGACCAAGTACCGTATTTTAGCTTGGAAGAAGATGGATAGCCTAGCTATTCTGATTATGATTGTCTTGGCAGGAACTCTATATTTATTTAAAAATTCTTAA
- a CDS encoding energy-coupling factor transporter ATPase translates to MGIALQEVSYTYQADTPFEGRALFGVDLEIVDGSYTALIGHTGSGKSTILQLLNGLNVPTEGRVVIDDFVITATSENKDIKQVRKKVGLVFQFPESQVFDETVLKDVAFGPQNFGVSQKEAEQIAREKLALVGIDESLFERSPFELSGGQMRRVAIAGILAMEPSVLVLDEPTAGLDPAGRQELMSIFKTLHMSGMTIVLVTHLMDDVANYADFVYIMEKGKLIGSGKPTDIFQEVDFLESIQLGVPKITKFAANLERRGFVFERLPITIEEFTGMVTHG, encoded by the coding sequence ATGGGAATTGCTCTCCAAGAAGTAAGCTACACCTATCAAGCTGATACGCCTTTTGAGGGACGTGCGCTATTTGGTGTGGATTTGGAGATTGTTGACGGCTCTTATACGGCGCTTATTGGGCATACGGGTTCGGGGAAATCAACGATTTTACAACTCTTGAATGGATTAAATGTGCCGACAGAGGGAAGAGTGGTTATTGATGACTTTGTGATTACAGCGACGTCAGAAAATAAGGATATTAAGCAAGTAAGGAAGAAAGTTGGCCTTGTTTTCCAATTTCCTGAAAGCCAAGTCTTTGATGAAACAGTCTTAAAAGATGTTGCTTTTGGTCCGCAAAATTTTGGAGTTTCTCAGAAAGAGGCTGAGCAGATTGCTCGTGAAAAGCTGGCCTTGGTTGGAATTGATGAGAGCTTGTTTGAACGTAGTCCCTTTGAGTTATCAGGTGGTCAAATGCGTCGGGTAGCTATTGCCGGTATCCTAGCCATGGAGCCAAGCGTTTTGGTCTTGGATGAGCCAACAGCTGGTCTGGATCCTGCTGGTCGTCAAGAATTAATGTCTATTTTCAAGACCCTTCATATGTCTGGGATGACCATTGTTTTGGTCACTCATTTGATGGATGATGTGGCTAATTACGCTGATTTTGTTTATATTATGGAGAAAGGAAAGTTGATTGGTTCTGGTAAACCAACAGATATTTTTCAAGAGGTTGATTTTTTGGAGAGTATTCAACTGGGAGTGCCTAAGATTACAAAGTTTGCGGCTAATCTGGAGAGAAGAGGTTTTGTATTTGAACGTCTTCCGATTACGATCGAAGAATTTACAGGGATGGTGACGCATGGATAA
- a CDS encoding energy-coupling factor ABC transporter ATP-binding protein: MTNIIEVKNLKYKYSQDDEDYTLNDVSFHVKQGEWLSIIGHNGSGKSTTVRLIDGLLEAESGDIIIDGDVLTVDNVWDKRRLIGMVFQNPDNQFVGATVEDDVAFGLENQGIALEEMRKRVDEALELVGMADFKTREPARLSGGQKQRVAIAGVVALRPKIIILDEATSMLDPEGRLDLIKIVQEIKDRHGMTVISITHDLDEVALSDRVIVMKRGQVESVSTPTELFMREDLADLDLDKPFTTELATSLRQAGFDLPLRYFTEEELEETLWELLSKK, from the coding sequence ATGACAAATATTATTGAAGTAAAAAATCTTAAGTATAAATATAGTCAAGATGATGAGGATTATACCTTAAACGATGTTTCGTTTCACGTGAAACAGGGTGAATGGTTGTCCATCATCGGTCATAATGGTTCAGGGAAATCAACAACTGTTCGTTTGATTGATGGATTATTGGAAGCTGAGTCTGGAGATATTATCATTGATGGTGATGTCCTAACGGTTGATAATGTCTGGGATAAGCGTCGCCTGATTGGTATGGTATTTCAAAATCCAGACAATCAATTTGTAGGTGCTACAGTTGAAGATGATGTTGCTTTTGGTTTGGAAAACCAAGGAATAGCCTTGGAAGAGATGCGGAAACGGGTAGATGAAGCCTTGGAATTGGTTGGAATGGCTGATTTTAAAACCCGTGAGCCTGCTCGTTTATCTGGTGGTCAGAAGCAACGGGTAGCTATTGCTGGAGTGGTGGCCTTGCGTCCTAAAATTATCATTTTGGATGAGGCTACATCCATGCTGGATCCAGAAGGTCGTCTTGATTTGATTAAAATTGTTCAGGAGATTAAGGATCGGCATGGGATGACGGTTATCTCTATCACGCATGATTTAGATGAGGTGGCTTTAAGTGATCGTGTTATTGTGATGAAACGAGGTCAGGTTGAGTCAGTCAGCACTCCGACGGAGCTTTTTATGCGGGAGGATTTAGCAGACTTGGATTTAGATAAACCTTTCACGACAGAACTGGCTACATCTTTGCGTCAGGCTGGATTTGATTTACCGCTTCGCTATTTTACAGAGGAAGAATTAGAGGAAACTTTATGGGAATTGCTCTCCAAGAAGTAA
- the pgsA gene encoding CDP-diacylglycerol--glycerol-3-phosphate 3-phosphatidyltransferase, with protein sequence MKKENIPNALTVGRILIIPIFILLLTVWQSAISHILAAVIFALASITDYLDGYLARKWQVVTNFGKFADPMADKILVMSAFIMLVELGFAPAWVVAIIICRELAVTGLRLLLVENGGTVLAAAMPGKIKTFSQMFAVIFLLLHWSLLGQITLYIALFFTLYSGYDYFKGASFLFKDTFK encoded by the coding sequence ATGAAAAAAGAAAATATTCCAAACGCTTTGACAGTCGGACGGATTTTGATTATTCCAATCTTTATCCTTCTTCTTACTGTCTGGCAGTCAGCTATTAGCCATATTTTAGCGGCAGTCATTTTTGCCCTAGCAAGTATTACGGATTATCTGGATGGTTATTTGGCTCGTAAGTGGCAGGTAGTGACAAACTTTGGTAAGTTTGCAGATCCGATGGCTGATAAGATTTTGGTTATGTCTGCCTTCATTATGTTGGTGGAACTTGGTTTTGCTCCAGCATGGGTGGTAGCCATTATTATCTGTCGTGAATTGGCAGTGACAGGTCTTCGTTTGCTCTTGGTTGAAAATGGTGGAACAGTCTTGGCAGCAGCTATGCCAGGTAAAATTAAGACATTCTCCCAGATGTTTGCGGTGATTTTTCTGCTCTTGCATTGGAGTTTGTTGGGTCAGATTACGCTTTATATTGCACTTTTCTTTACCCTTTATTCAGGTTATGACTATTTCAAGGGTGCATCTTTCTTATTCAAAGATACGTTTAAGTGA